One window from the genome of Pseudanabaena yagii GIHE-NHR1 encodes:
- a CDS encoding metallophosphoesterase family protein gives MRTKHCKSARAALDIRDHYKRYKILLQVDILFPMAIKRRQLLILGGLAIGGGVGGAAVSGILSRKPEAITPADPKATTANNPKPAKSTVARSPNPAPKGLYAPARGDVRIVLISDLNSAYGSTDYIDQVKQAIVFVPAWEPDLVLCGGDMVAGQDNSLKPSEIEAMWQGFDKHIAAPIRKAKLPFGFTIGNHDASGSSFGGKSTFENDRNAVLKYWQDPKHDANLNFVDRAGFPFYYTFTQNDIFFLTWDASTSEIPSDQLKWAEKSLASEAAQKAKLRIAIGHLPLYAVAKGRETPGNYLDDADRLRALFEKYNVHTYISGHDHAYYPAHKGKLELLNAGVLGDGPRRLLSGDITPNRTVSVIDIKLETAETIYTTYDMDTLKVIDQSTLPRYIDAPNGRITRRDIKI, from the coding sequence TTGAGAACAAAGCACTGTAAATCGGCAAGGGCTGCACTCGATATCCGCGATCACTATAAACGCTATAAAATATTGCTGCAAGTAGATATTTTATTTCCTATGGCAATCAAACGGCGGCAGTTATTGATATTAGGTGGATTAGCAATTGGTGGTGGCGTTGGTGGTGCGGCAGTTTCAGGAATCTTGAGTCGTAAACCTGAAGCGATCACCCCCGCAGATCCTAAAGCAACTACAGCCAATAATCCTAAACCCGCCAAATCAACTGTAGCGCGATCGCCAAATCCTGCACCTAAAGGACTATATGCCCCTGCGCGAGGCGATGTGCGAATCGTCCTGATTAGCGATCTTAATAGTGCCTATGGCTCTACTGACTATATTGATCAGGTCAAACAGGCGATCGTCTTTGTGCCAGCTTGGGAACCAGACTTAGTATTATGTGGCGGCGATATGGTGGCAGGGCAAGACAATAGTCTCAAACCTTCGGAAATAGAAGCTATGTGGCAAGGCTTTGATAAACATATTGCTGCGCCAATTCGTAAAGCGAAACTTCCCTTTGGATTTACGATTGGGAATCATGACGCATCGGGTTCATCCTTTGGAGGGAAGTCAACCTTTGAGAACGATCGCAATGCTGTGCTTAAATATTGGCAAGATCCCAAGCATGATGCGAATTTGAACTTTGTCGATCGCGCAGGATTTCCCTTCTACTATACATTTACCCAAAATGATATTTTCTTTTTAACTTGGGATGCCTCCACCTCAGAGATTCCATCGGATCAGTTGAAATGGGCAGAAAAAAGTCTCGCGAGTGAAGCTGCTCAAAAAGCGAAGTTACGCATTGCGATCGGGCATTTACCCCTCTATGCGGTTGCTAAGGGACGTGAGACACCAGGTAATTATCTAGATGATGCCGATCGCTTAAGAGCTTTGTTTGAGAAATACAACGTTCACACCTACATTAGTGGACATGATCACGCCTATTATCCTGCCCATAAAGGGAAATTGGAGCTTCTGAATGCAGGTGTTTTAGGCGATGGACCTCGCCGCCTTTTGAGTGGTGACATTACCCCAAATCGGACTGTTTCCGTCATCGATATTAAGCTAGAAACTGCGGAAACGATCTATACAACCTACGATATGGATACGCTCAAGGTTATCGATCAGAGTACTTTACCTCGCTACATTGATGCGCCTAACGGTCGCATTACCCGCCGTGATATCAAGATCTAA
- a CDS encoding histone deacetylase family protein, whose translation MDLPFVYHPNYVAPIANTHRFPMEKFRLLYEMLIADGVARPEHFFRPELPDLEIIASVHDRQYVEAYWQGTLDHKAQRRIGLPWSYELAYRTRIAVGGTLLTARLALAHGLACNTAGGTHHAFANYGSGFCIFNDLAIASRVLLNEGLVKKILIVDLDVHQGDGTALIFQDEPNVFTFSMHCQINFPSVKQISDRDVPLPEGMEDDAYLRTLANHLPDLLSEIQPDLVLYDAGVDPHIGDRLGKLALTDSGLYRRDMQVLSTCVSQGFPVACVIGGGYCEDMRSLVYRHSLLHRAASDVYRQYRL comes from the coding sequence ATGGATTTACCTTTTGTCTATCATCCCAACTACGTCGCACCGATCGCTAATACCCATCGCTTCCCGATGGAGAAATTTCGCTTGCTTTACGAGATGCTCATTGCTGATGGAGTCGCCCGACCCGAGCACTTTTTTCGACCAGAATTACCAGATTTAGAAATCATCGCCTCAGTCCACGATCGCCAATATGTCGAGGCATACTGGCAAGGCACACTCGACCACAAAGCCCAACGCCGTATCGGTTTACCTTGGAGTTATGAACTTGCCTATCGGACGAGGATTGCTGTTGGTGGCACATTATTAACTGCCAGATTAGCATTAGCTCATGGTTTAGCCTGCAACACCGCAGGGGGAACTCATCACGCATTTGCGAATTATGGTTCAGGCTTTTGTATCTTTAATGATCTGGCGATCGCTTCGCGAGTATTGCTCAATGAGGGGCTAGTCAAAAAGATATTAATTGTCGATTTGGATGTGCATCAAGGTGATGGCACGGCGCTCATTTTTCAGGATGAGCCGAATGTATTCACTTTTTCTATGCATTGCCAGATTAACTTCCCTTCCGTTAAACAAATTAGCGATCGCGATGTTCCCTTACCTGAAGGGATGGAAGATGATGCTTATTTACGCACCCTTGCCAATCATTTACCCGATTTACTGAGTGAAATTCAGCCTGATCTGGTTCTCTATGATGCAGGAGTAGATCCACATATAGGCGATCGCTTAGGCAAATTAGCACTTACGGATTCGGGACTCTATCGGCGCGATATGCAGGTTTTAAGTACCTGTGTGTCCCAAGGTTTCCCTGTTGCCTGTGTGATTGGTGGTGGTTACTGCGAAGATATGCGATCGCTAGTTTATCGACATTCTCTTCTACATCGCGCCGCCAGTGATGTTTATCGCCAATATCGACTATAG
- a CDS encoding Uma2 family endonuclease codes for MIAQESTKPIEIDQPKTEAQHFVFPNRYSWKEFKTLSALIGDSRNIHLNYLDGTIEIMTTSAAHEIIVHLLSMLLGIYFAEMDIDFIPTGSATLESEAKGASVEPDLSFCFGNKVSDRDLAIEVIFTSGNVAKLERYRRFNTKEVWFWEDGKFSLYRLRDNGYEAIAQSECLPQLDLELLARCLLMAEPKSALKAFRQGL; via the coding sequence GTGATTGCTCAAGAATCAACGAAACCTATAGAAATAGATCAGCCCAAAACGGAAGCTCAACACTTTGTTTTTCCGAATAGATACTCATGGAAAGAATTTAAGACACTTTCGGCTTTAATCGGTGATTCACGTAATATCCATCTCAACTATCTTGATGGTACTATCGAGATTATGACCACATCTGCTGCCCATGAAATCATCGTGCATTTACTCTCGATGTTGTTGGGAATTTACTTTGCAGAAATGGATATCGATTTTATTCCTACGGGTAGCGCTACGTTGGAATCAGAAGCTAAAGGCGCAAGTGTAGAGCCAGATTTGTCTTTTTGCTTTGGTAATAAAGTGAGCGATCGCGATTTGGCAATTGAAGTGATTTTTACCAGTGGTAATGTCGCCAAATTAGAGCGTTACCGTCGCTTTAACACCAAGGAAGTATGGTTTTGGGAAGATGGCAAATTTTCTCTCTATCGGTTACGTGACAATGGCTATGAGGCGATTGCCCAAAGTGAATGTTTACCCCAGCTTGATTTGGAATTACTTGCCCGTTGTTTACTGATGGCAGAACCAAAATCAGCACTCAAAGCATTTCGGCAAGGGCTATAG
- a CDS encoding PrsW family glutamic-type intramembrane protease → MTCTNDINEAMYDRLTSIAFLKEISADRQGFDRAEIVATLGDRIITLGRDPNCDIAININLYGAVSRRHAEIRPIANKNFQGWEICDLDSANGTFINDRRLYGCYALQHGDRIQLTKDGPQFIFELESSPDTTVGTDYSRRPRSQITSITLTKLLPIFSTGNDLWKKAYLLPGMATVGFVVMMFAFLGQPQLFNLTISVYISLAAYYFVYQLCGKNKPWWIILGAAIFTAIILRSPILNLFLWFFYKVLPGTAPTGQVSFVSVLISMFFGAGMMEELLKALPVFSLWFMGLRLGKKWRSRIGISEPLDGILIGAASAVGFTLTETLGLYVPSIVQSVANQALSPEIAELTGLQLLIPRVLGSVAGHMAYSGYFGYFIGLSVMKPSLRWQILTIGYLSSALLHALWNTSALVSFWLLAIVGGVSYAFLVAAILKAHSFSSRV, encoded by the coding sequence ATGACCTGCACTAATGATATAAATGAAGCTATGTATGATCGCCTTACCTCAATCGCCTTTCTCAAAGAAATTTCAGCCGATCGCCAAGGCTTTGATCGGGCTGAAATCGTGGCGACTTTAGGCGATCGCATCATTACCCTAGGGCGCGATCCTAATTGTGACATCGCGATCAATATCAATCTTTATGGAGCAGTTTCCCGTCGCCATGCGGAGATTCGCCCCATAGCTAATAAAAATTTTCAGGGTTGGGAAATTTGCGATCTCGATAGCGCCAATGGCACATTTATCAACGATCGCCGCCTATATGGCTGTTACGCTCTGCAACATGGCGATCGCATCCAGTTAACCAAAGATGGTCCCCAATTTATCTTTGAGCTAGAGTCTAGCCCTGATACCACGGTGGGTACAGACTATAGTCGTCGTCCGCGATCGCAAATTACGAGCATTACGCTGACAAAACTATTGCCAATTTTCTCAACAGGGAACGATCTATGGAAAAAAGCCTATCTCCTTCCGGGGATGGCAACGGTCGGATTTGTGGTGATGATGTTTGCTTTTTTGGGGCAGCCGCAATTATTTAATCTCACAATTTCTGTCTATATCAGCCTCGCCGCCTATTATTTTGTCTATCAACTTTGCGGCAAGAATAAGCCTTGGTGGATAATTTTAGGCGCAGCGATATTTACCGCAATAATTCTCAGAAGCCCCATTTTAAATCTGTTTCTCTGGTTCTTCTATAAAGTCCTCCCCGGAACTGCGCCGACGGGACAGGTGAGTTTTGTCAGTGTTTTGATTTCCATGTTTTTTGGGGCAGGGATGATGGAGGAATTGCTCAAGGCATTACCTGTGTTTTCGCTCTGGTTTATGGGTTTGCGATTGGGCAAGAAATGGCGATCACGTATTGGTATTAGCGAACCTTTGGATGGCATCTTAATTGGCGCAGCTTCCGCAGTTGGCTTTACCTTAACCGAAACTCTCGGTTTATATGTTCCCAGTATTGTCCAGAGTGTAGCGAATCAAGCGCTTAGCCCTGAGATTGCCGAACTGACGGGTTTACAGCTATTAATTCCCCGCGTGCTTGGTTCCGTAGCAGGACATATGGCATATAGCGGCTATTTCGGCTATTTCATCGGTTTAAGCGTAATGAAACCTTCGCTCCGTTGGCAAATTCTCACAATTGGATATCTCAGTTCCGCTTTGCTTCATGCCCTATGGAATACCAGTGCCTTAGTCAGTTTTTGGCTATTGGCGATCGTCGGCGGTGTTTCCTATGCCTTTCTCGTTGCGGCGATCCTCAAAGCCCATAGTTTTTCTTCTAGAGTTTAA
- the bioD gene encoding dethiobiotin synthase: MTKPLLIVGSDTGVGKTVLTAALAAYWLTYRDRNFSQNTPSTSLGIYKPLQSGEGDREFYNQTFSLSQTLAEITPLYFETPIAPAIAAYKEGKAIDLGLIWQQFQKLQQQKECLLVEAMGGLGSPITDEYIVADLARDWHLDAILVVPVRLGAISQAIANVALATLQKVKLRGIVLSCSQTYTEEEIEQLAPPQMISRLTSVPVLGILPYIENLSDISQLAHAASDLDIERILI; encoded by the coding sequence ATGACGAAACCTTTATTGATTGTTGGTAGTGATACGGGTGTGGGTAAGACTGTGTTAACCGCAGCCCTAGCCGCCTATTGGTTAACCTATCGCGATCGCAATTTTTCCCAGAATACCCCCAGTACATCCCTCGGAATTTATAAGCCTTTGCAATCGGGAGAAGGCGATCGCGAATTTTATAATCAAACTTTTTCCCTATCGCAAACCCTTGCGGAGATTACACCCCTATATTTTGAGACTCCCATTGCCCCTGCGATCGCTGCTTATAAGGAAGGGAAAGCGATCGATTTAGGACTAATTTGGCAACAGTTCCAGAAATTGCAACAGCAAAAGGAATGTTTGCTAGTGGAAGCAATGGGTGGATTAGGTTCGCCAATTACTGATGAGTATATTGTGGCGGATTTGGCGCGAGATTGGCATCTGGATGCGATCTTAGTTGTGCCTGTGCGATTGGGTGCAATTTCTCAAGCGATCGCAAATGTTGCTCTAGCAACTTTGCAGAAGGTGAAGTTGCGCGGAATTGTTCTGAGTTGCTCACAAACCTACACAGAGGAAGAAATCGAGCAACTTGCGCCACCCCAGATGATTTCCCGACTGACTTCAGTTCCTGTATTGGGGATACTGCCCTATATTGAGAATCTCAGCGATATTTCCCAACTTGCCCATGCTGCTTCCGATTTAGATATAGAAAGAATTCTAATTTAG
- the thrS gene encoding threonine--tRNA ligase, with product MDAVAVKPSESKPSDIKPSDILRQADTEKLARIRHTCSHVMAMAVQKLYPDAKVTIGPATENGFYYDFDRKEPFAPSDLKAIAKEMKRIIKWNQPLVRQELPRPEMLAEIEKLNEPYKIELLAAIPEGQNISRYFIGDPEKFEKQPWWDLCAGPHLESTGDIHPDAFALESIAGAYWRGDEKNPMLQRIYGTAWENPEQLQAYHAMLEEAKRRDHRTIGKDLQLFSIQEDAGGGLVFWHPKGAIIRNTIETFWKETHAQNGYEAVTTPHMANLDLWKISGHNDFYRESMFQPMEVEHQVYQLKPMNCPFHVLIYKDTLHSYKEFPIRYAELGTVYRYERSGTMHGLMRVRGFTQDDAHIFCTEEQIESEILGVLNLAELILSTFGFENYEINLSTRPEKYVGSDAIWEKSTEALKQALNHKGWNYVVDEGGGAFYGPKIDIKIEDAIGRRWQCSTIQLDFNLPDRFKMEYVGEDGVRHQPIMIHRALFGSVERFIGVLIENYAGDFPLWLAPVQAKLIAVSDSQMAYAEEVATKMKAAGLRVQLDYSGDRMAKQIRKAELEKVPVMAVIGAKEVEAGTLSIRSRKNGELGAISVNEAISKMKSAISDRTWF from the coding sequence ATGGATGCAGTTGCAGTAAAGCCCAGCGAAAGCAAACCTAGTGATATTAAACCTAGTGATATCCTGCGGCAAGCCGATACCGAAAAACTAGCGCGGATTCGCCACACTTGCTCCCATGTGATGGCAATGGCAGTCCAGAAGTTATATCCCGATGCGAAGGTGACGATCGGTCCTGCAACTGAAAATGGCTTTTATTACGACTTCGATCGCAAAGAGCCTTTTGCTCCTAGTGACTTAAAAGCGATCGCTAAGGAAATGAAACGGATCATCAAGTGGAATCAACCCCTTGTGCGTCAGGAATTGCCTCGTCCTGAGATGCTAGCGGAAATCGAAAAACTCAATGAGCCTTACAAAATTGAGTTGCTAGCTGCGATTCCCGAAGGGCAAAATATTAGCCGCTATTTCATCGGTGATCCAGAGAAATTTGAAAAGCAACCTTGGTGGGACTTGTGCGCGGGTCCTCACCTCGAAAGTACTGGCGATATTCATCCCGATGCTTTTGCACTCGAAAGCATTGCAGGTGCATATTGGCGTGGAGATGAAAAGAATCCGATGCTGCAACGGATCTACGGCACGGCATGGGAAAACCCTGAGCAACTTCAGGCTTACCATGCCATGCTCGAAGAAGCAAAACGTCGCGATCACCGCACCATCGGTAAAGATTTGCAACTATTCAGCATTCAAGAAGATGCTGGTGGTGGTTTGGTGTTCTGGCATCCTAAAGGCGCGATTATCCGTAACACCATCGAAACCTTCTGGAAAGAGACCCATGCTCAGAATGGCTATGAGGCGGTAACTACGCCCCATATGGCAAACTTGGATTTATGGAAAATCTCAGGACATAACGACTTCTATCGCGAAAGTATGTTTCAGCCGATGGAAGTGGAACATCAGGTTTATCAGCTAAAGCCGATGAACTGTCCTTTCCATGTGCTGATTTACAAAGATACGCTCCATTCCTATAAAGAGTTCCCCATTCGCTACGCCGAGCTTGGAACGGTCTATCGTTACGAGCGCTCTGGAACGATGCACGGATTGATGCGCGTGCGCGGCTTTACCCAAGATGATGCTCACATTTTCTGCACCGAAGAACAAATTGAATCGGAAATCCTCGGTGTTCTCAATCTTGCGGAATTGATTCTCTCCACCTTTGGTTTTGAGAACTATGAGATCAATCTTTCCACCCGTCCTGAAAAATATGTCGGTTCCGATGCAATCTGGGAAAAATCTACGGAAGCTCTCAAACAAGCGCTCAATCATAAGGGTTGGAACTATGTCGTTGATGAAGGTGGCGGCGCATTTTACGGTCCAAAAATTGATATCAAGATCGAAGATGCGATCGGTCGCCGTTGGCAATGTTCAACGATTCAGCTAGATTTCAATTTGCCCGATCGCTTCAAGATGGAGTATGTCGGTGAAGATGGTGTGCGCCATCAACCAATCATGATTCACCGTGCTTTGTTTGGTTCCGTTGAGCGCTTCATAGGTGTCTTGATTGAGAACTATGCAGGGGATTTCCCCCTCTGGTTAGCACCTGTCCAAGCTAAGCTCATTGCCGTCTCCGACAGTCAAATGGCATATGCTGAGGAAGTTGCAACCAAGATGAAAGCCGCAGGTTTGCGTGTCCAGCTAGACTATAGCGGCGATCGCATGGCTAAGCAAATCCGTAAAGCCGAACTGGAGAAAGTGCCTGTAATGGCAGTGATCGGTGCAAAGGAAGTTGAAGCAGGAACCTTGAGTATCCGTAGCCGTAAAAATGGTGAGCTTGGTGCAATCTCTGTCAATGAAGCCATTAGCAAGATGAAATCTGCCATTAGCGATCGTACTTGGTTCTAG